The region TAAATTCGCCTGGGCATTCTCGATCCCGGCAGAAAGGTTGGCGATATCGGCCTCAACGTTTTTAAGATTGGCCCGGGCGCTCTCCAAATTGGCCATAGCCTGAGTCACCTGAGCCTGAAAGGTTGAAGGGTCCAGTTGAGCGATCACCTGATCTTTTTTAACCTCAGAATTGTAATCTGCATAGAGAGCCTGGATAATGCCGGAAACCTGACTCCCCACCTGAACATTGATAACGGGATTGATAGTCCCTGTCGCGGACACCACCGTGACAATATTCCCCCTCTCCACACGGGTGGTCTTATATTGAACCGACTTGCTTTTGCCCTTGAAAAAATAATAATAACCTCCAGCTCCCAGGATTAGGATGAGTAGACATAAAGTAATAATCAATTTTTTCATTTATTTATTTTTATTAAAAGGCCCAAACCTACTAAATATATTCCCT is a window of Candidatus Limnocylindrales bacterium DNA encoding:
- a CDS encoding biotin/lipoyl-binding protein encodes the protein MKKLIITLCLLILILGAGGYYYFFKGKSKSVQYKTTRVERGNIVTVVSATGTINPVINVQVGSQVSGIIQALYADYNSEVKKDQVIAQLDPSTFQAQVTQAMANLESARANLKNVEADIANLSAGIENAQANL